GCCCATAAACGGGCCCCACAGCGGCTCTCGAGAAACTCGCAACGTCCCTCGTGTGACTGCTAGACGGCGGGTTGTCGTCCAGACCCCGGACCGAGCTGGGCACAGAACCGGGCTCGTTGTAGTCGGTCCGAAGGTCTCTGTCGCCCATTTTGTTGACTGCGTTGTGCGCCTTCTGGGCGCTTTTAATGTCGACAAAATCCACGAACGCCGCCACGCCGCCTTCTGAACCTCGCTTACGGAGGACTTTAACGCTCTCCACACGACCATACCTgcaggggacacacacacacacacacacacacacaggacagagagaaacacaatcGGAGATATGAGATCATCGTATGCTCTTTAACAGTGGATCATTTTGAGTTAAAAAACATAAAGCATGTTACTCTACACATCTCAATGTTAAACTGTACTCAcacaaaagtttttaaaatgatcattttaatttatatttgtgtttagATTTGATTTTGCAGCTACAAACAGGAGCACATGGAGGAAACGTCCTTGTCCTTCCTCCTCacttcagctctctctctctctcacacacacacacacacttttataccCGTTTTCTATTGAACATCTAGTTTTAACACCACGGGTGTGAGATTAACCTCACAGCCATCTCCAGAAGAGTGATTAATAGCTTAAAAACCTCTAAAGAAACTTCTATGAAGGTTTTCGCTGGTCGAGCGTTAGCGTTAACTTTCACTACAAAACAGCTCCGGTTTTAATATAAACCCATTTAAACGCGGGGTCAGGGCAGGTTTTTGACACAAAAACAAAGCCACACGAGTAATCTTAATCCATCCGATGAATCCGGTTTTCCGGGGAATTTCTTCGAAAGCGAGGCGACTAGCCAGCGAATGCTACCGCAACTCGCTCACCACCATGCTAGTCAGCTATCTGAGCTAGCGCGGCTATCCAGGCTAACCTCGCGATGAAATTAGCATGATCTTAATAAGTGTATTTGAAACGACGATCAGTTTTACAACACGCACGAACTTTACAAGTAAACATCAGAATCGTGTGATAAATATGAAAGGAAAAGGCTCGTTAATAACCGCGTaatccgattttttttttttaataataaatctccgcgctagctagctaactagctagctagctgattaGCCAGCTTCAACCACAAGCTAACCGGCTAAATAAACCTCATTAATTTATGAAAACGGCTCCAGTTTGAATTGTGTGCTCTTTTAGATACCGAACATGGTGAAAACGTGAATTTTGCAGTCGTGCGCAGTGTAAACTGTTAGTACGTGTatatgttttattgttgttgttgtttttttccataacGCGGGCTACACCGAGGCCCCGAGCGAGCTAacgttcattaaaaaaaacaaaaaaaactcaccGTTTAAAATATTCGACAATTTTTTCTTCTCGAACATGTTCGGGTAAATTTCCCACCCAAAGGTGTCTGGTTTCCCGAACCATCCTGTGTGTCCCCTTCCCTGTTCATGCACATATGCGTTTCCACCgctgtttatataaaatatctggggggtttttatgtatatttaatcTGACCGTCGGGGGGAAAATCCTCCTTTTCCAAAATGAACGccgtgagaaaaaaaagagctccTTTTGGCTGCTGCGTCTCAACGCGAGCGTGTGAACCCGAGACTGAGCGGGAGCGCGCAAGGCGTGTGAACTCGACCGAACTGGAGCGCGCACGGGAGCGCGCACGTCTCTCGGGTTCGAGTTTTGCCACACGCCACGCGCGCTCCCGCTGACAGAAAATGTCGCTTCGTGTACACAACAGACGACGGACGATCACGTGAGCCGCTGAAATTCCGACATACACGCGCACATTACTCACCCGAGTGTAACGCTCTCACGAGCGCAGGAACATTACAGTATGCATCGGGACTCGAATAAAAAAACGTCACGCGGtgaatttatttcagatttGAATGAATTCGTGTGCACGAAGCGCTCAGGCACGTGCAGAGAAACGCCGCAAAGCAAACGTGGCTTCAAAATAACGGAATGAAACGTGACCACGTTTTTATCAGATCTgatataaagagcagtaaacggTAATCAACGCAGTAAAGTCAACATCTGAAGAGTGAAGTCGAGTCCTTTtgtcattttcacatttacactGGATGCTTCGAGTCAGACACTGACActacaaacactcacactcacacacacacacacacacacacacacacggacggTCGAGATGATGCTGTAATgtaggaaaggaaatgaaaacagtGGACAGTAAAAGTGACAGTAGAGACGAGTATAATAAATAGATAGTACAAAGTAGACCTGAATAGTGAATATCCAGGTGCGCTTTGGTTTGTGTGGTCTGAGGGACACTGCGCAGGTGAATGAGGTTTCTGGTGAGCTCCTGAGCATGGTGGAGGGTCTGCTGCAGGTTTTCTGGAGACTTGTGGACCTGAGGTCTGTTCTGTTCTCGCAGTAAAACCCTGAAGCAGCTTTCATCgcgtttttgtctgaaaagagCTCTGTTATAACCTACTacgttgctttctttactgacataccgACATTTCTTCTTGTTGGAAGTgcaatgtttggaaatctaaaaaaaaaattacatttgtgCTGACTCAGTgatgcagaagtcataaaacACTGGACACTATCCAGAGTGactgacatttatttcatttatacggCAGTAGAGGGTtgagggcctcgctcaagggcccggGCGTGGCAGGTTTTCAGTGCTCcactgtcttaaccactgagctccAACTCAACATTTCATTTGATGGAAAATACAACGAATGCACTTAATCGTGCAGCACCGTTTCATGGATATTCCTGCTGGTAAAGTTCTactattcattattattctgatTATGCACAACAGTATGCACTATATCTTGTAgttctatattttatttgatctctttattttatacaagaattaatccatccatccattatccataccgcttatactacacagggtcacggggagcctggaaccggtcccagggaactcggggcacatggcaggggacaccctggatggggtgccaacccatcgcagggtgcgatcgcacacacattcacacactacagaccatttggaaacgccaatcagcctacagtgcatgtctttggactgggggaggaaaccagagtactgggaggaaacccccaaagcataataataataataataataataataataataagttgatTTCCCCGTATCCAGACGTCAAgtgaaactgaaaaataaaaaaaaggaaacggaTAAAATAGTCTGGGTGAGAATGAGGTCTGAAGTTGTGAACTTTAGCTTCTAAATGTTTCTGTTAATGTTTCCAGAGGCAGAGTCAGAATCAGAGAGTGTCTCAGAAAGGATCTCAGAGAGATAAAGTAGGATGACGGACAGGTGACGTGTTCTTACATCACGAGCAGGAGTTTGTACTGAAGTTGGGCTGAAACTGAGCCAGTGATACTACTTGTATCGTTCTCTGCTTGaaatatcgctttgcttgtattttctcatttgtaagtcgctttggataaaagcgtccgctaaatgaataaatgtgaatgtaaatgtatgtagcTGATACAtctcttttcatttctcctTGTTTATAGAGCATTAATACGGGCAGATTTCGATATACAGAGAAAACGTGTGATCATCCACAGATCGATACCATGAACGCGTGATGGACAGAACGGGAACGAGAGCCGGTGGTGATCTGGCAGATTCAGTGCTAGCACAACGCTTCAAATCATCAGCATGACGCTGACGACTGAAATCACAAAGATGTGTCACATGACCTAAAGCTTTagcatgaaaataatgaaaataaaaccgaGGAACTcaagcacacacaaaaacgGTGGAAATGTGAGACATATCAGTTTATTTTCTTCCATCATTtagaacaaaaaacacattttcatatgattcaatatctgcactaataataataataataaaaaaacagcatggAATCTTGTTTAATGTGGAATAAATATCTTTGGTGCACGGAATTACGcaaagagtgcaaaaaaaaaaagtgtgattacACTGGATATGTTTGATATATGTGCTGTCACAGCGTCtataaaatgaaaaggaaatgaaGAGACTGGAAGGAgtctaaatacaaaaataagcGAATATTGAAGTAAtcgttgtttaaaaaaaggaaaaagagaaaagcattTTCCCGCAGATTTGCTTTCCCAGTACTGTAGGATTCCTGGTTACAATCTTTATTCCCAACAAAGGAACGTTTTAGCCAAAAATGAAACGTGAATGTTGATCATCCGACACACGTTTGTACGTTACAGAATGCTTCTATGAAGACTCCAGCATGCTAAACCGCTAATGCTAAAATGATTAACTTCCCTGGCTTAATATCAGACTCGTAGCTTcagtgcaaaaagaaaaaggtacGTTTCAGGCAACGATCATGTCTCGGCTGATCCACTGCGTGTGGACTCAAAGTGGCGGTGGGAATTTGGTACGTTCCATCTTTGGCCAAACCGTTGGGTCGAACAAGAGCAGCGAGTTTTAGTCCGTCGTGTAGCACTGTAGCTCTCGTTCATTTCCGAAAGGATCACAGAGTAACGAGTGTCCCAAACGCCGGCGTGCGAGAGAAGGGAAGAGTTCCACTACAATTCATTTTAATGCTAGCGTCGAAAACACCACAGGTAATGCTAGTGTAGCCTGCTAGCTAACGGACCAATTAGCAGTTAGCGCAGGCGTAACACAAACAAACCTGATGTGAATTCGAGGAGACGAGGATTATCAGACAGCAGGTACGATGTGCGACAAAGTCGGTGTTTATTAATCACCATCAACGTCGCATGAACTTCATGGAGAAATCACAAACCGTTTTTTTACTAAACTGTAGCCAGTATTTCAGATATGAGTGAAACGAACCCTCCCGTTCATCAATAATCAATACAGTATAACAGCGAAACGCGTAGGTTTTTATGTCTAAGGTGATTAGCCAAGTAGCTAGTTATAAAGCTTAGCTGAGTTCGTGAACATTTCATTTAGAATCGATCGATTATACGCCAGCCACAAAAAATTCAATcaaacattcattttttttcatacaataggaaatggataaaataattaAGCGCAGTTTGAGTTTTCAAAATTTCACAGAGatagctagctgactagctgACTAGCTAACCAGTTAAATATCTCATTTTGTTCCATATTTGGTGTTTCAGGTGGGGTTTTTTGGCATGTTAAAGCCACATTAAGCTTTTTTCCTCACATTAAATGTATTAGAATTGGAGTTCGAGTGTTTAGGTCCGAGAGCACGAATGCAGAATGACGTAAGGACAAAAACTAGCGCGTGTCCGTGTGTCCTTCAGCGGGATCAGTGCTGGCTCGTCTGGATCAGAGAGAGATGGCAGGGTTTGCACAGGATCTGTCCGTCCAGCGGGTGGCAGCCGTGTTCGTTGGGCTCCGGGGAAAGAAGCACCGCACACAACTGGAGGACAATAAAGAGAAGACCATCTGTGAGAACGAGATACGCTGGTGAACGTCGGTAAAAGAAGACGTGGGCGGGGTCAGGGCATGCACCGGGACCTGTTCACTTTATAACTgaacttttataaacaatatgtCAGCTTTGCCTTTTCCATTTCTCCTGCATACATTTAGGTTTTCTTGCACTGCGTAGTAATGGATGGCAAATGATTTCTGagtataaacacatacacacacacacacacacacacacacacacctcacagtGGTAGCAGTCCTCGTGAAAAGAGCGTCCGAGACACTCGACCGTGTAACTGTCTGTCCCATCCTCTCTCGGGATTATCAGCTcgccacacacactgcactgcgGCGCGTAtttcctaaaacacacacacacacacacacacacaaaaaaaactggaaTCTTTTGACAAGTTGCCCCGGATCGTTTCCTGAACAGTGTGAGAAACACAGACATGCgtaacagatgtgtgtgtgtgtgtgtgtgtgtgtgtgtgtagcacacAGAGCTGTTGTGATGTACCTGTAGTAGTCGTGCAGGCAGTACACCTCCCCCACCTCCCCCTGTGCAAAACGCTGCTCTCCGATTGGCTGCCTGCAGGTGGTGCACACGAAGCAGGGCGGGTGATAGGCTCGTTCCAGCGCCCGGATCACGTGATCTTTGATGACCTCGCCGCACGCCCAGCACGGCTCCAGACTGGCCTGAGGGACGACAGTGACCACAACAGGAAGTTAAACGACGAGGAGACGTGGTTTTAGGACGAGGATTTTCCCAAGCTTGTTGTTGCCGTAGTAACAATAACCTGACTCCACCCCCTCTCGAGGCTGGTTAATCTCACGTTCATTTCACTGCGGCAGAGAAGAAACTTCTGTTCGAGCGGATCGATAAAATCAATCCGAGCAGCCGGTGGAGGAATAACGCACACCTCTGTGCTGTGACGAtaggggtcaaaggtcaacgAAAGTGAAGGTCAGATGATGGTTTTCAGTGATGTTAAGGATAATGAGGTATTGATTGTGTGATGGTTCAGAGCTGTGTGCATGGacgcagggtgtgtgtgtgtgtgtgtgtgtgtgtgtgtgtgtgtgtgtgtgtgagagagagagagagagagagctctgaCCTGGTAGCAGTCCTCACACAGAGGGATCCCGGCCTTGTTGTAGTACATTTTCCCGGCGAGAGCAGCGTGACACTGTCGGCACTGGAAGCAGCTGCTGTGGTACGTCCTGTTCAACGCCTCGATCGCCGGCTCGCTCAAGGCCACGGGCTTACGACAGAAcccacacacatctacacacacacacacacacacacaggatgatTAAATCACTGTACatgtgaaaaacacatttataaaaggTGTACcttttataaacaaatacataaaaagacCAATAAAAAAACCTGCTTTTGTGAAGCGGTGTTAAGGTTCAGAGTTTAAGTTTAAGACATTCAGATATTTATCTATAATAAATCAATAGAAATACCTCACAAAGACATTAATACAGGAATCTATGTGTTAtagattatatatttatttatttatttatttataaaaaaaaatcctaaatgtccccacaaggtcaacaATTATATCTCCAATAGAGGTTATGTATTCCTAACAtcatggggacatttggtctctctctctctctccctctctccctctctctctctctctcactctttctctgtctatcaATCTGTCAAAGTCACGTCAAAGTCAGAAGGttgctatctgtctgtctctccatttcTGTCTCCCATTCCTtctctgtctatttatctgtctctaTATTGCTAtatctcggtctctctctcagttcatttgcattctctctctctctctgtctgtctcttctgtgtgtgtgtgtgtgagtgagtgagtgagtgtgtgtgtgtgtttgagctacCCGGTGTAATCTCCTCTTCAGTGGGAACTCCTGCAGTCGGCTCGTTCTGACTCTGATCAGCAGGAGGcgctctctccacacacacctgcacaggAAAGAACACAGCAGTCTGAGTGTGTAAAGGTGAGAACTGTCCTGAGGAACAGAATAACCATACATCAGATGTCAGTATCGTCACACCGACGTATCGTCACACCTCTAATTCCACTTTCATTGCAATGACGGATAAACGACTGAAACCTGgaaaatccaaatgtcttcttTTCCTCGTTGCAGAACGTGAGCTTGATCATGTCCGTGTGTGAGCGACAGTAAAGTGGAGATTCAGCGCTTCTCCTTTAACATAACTTTCAATTATTATCATTTGAAGGGCATTAAACTGAAAGAATACATCATC
This window of the Ictalurus furcatus strain D&B chromosome 21, Billie_1.0, whole genome shotgun sequence genome carries:
- the fblim1 gene encoding filamin-binding LIM protein 1, coding for MTSTAPSKRMVSSVFITLASPYRATVTPTPQITQHSAVPVSPTAAHRKSSTSSGSAAESAHAISPAEARPSPLETRKTHNSKPDTTHTPYRAGKREEKRAEEFLPPPPASLDSGVFETPPPPPPPPPTYPLSDPKHNPPASTREVCVERAPPADQSQNEPTAGVPTEEEITPDVCGFCRKPVALSEPAIEALNRTYHSSCFQCRQCHAALAGKMYYNKAGIPLCEDCYQASLEPCWACGEVIKDHVIRALERAYHPPCFVCTTCRQPIGEQRFAQGEVGEVYCLHDYYRKYAPQCSVCGELIIPREDGTDSYTVECLGRSFHEDCYHCELCAVLLSPEPNEHGCHPLDGQILCKPCHLSLIQTSQH